A window of Candidatus Dojkabacteria bacterium contains these coding sequences:
- the trxB gene encoding thioredoxin-disulfide reductase encodes MSDQKVHELIIIGSGPAGLTAAIYAARADLKPLLIAGIKFGGQLMDTTLVENYPGFIDGVMGPELMNSMMKQAERFGTEVVYKNADKVDFTGDVKKVYVEDTEYQAKSVILAMGSSPRRLNIPGEQEFYGRGVSTCATCDAAFYRDKIVAVVGGGDSAMEESTFLTKFASKVYVIHRRDEFRASKAMQNRLFENKKIEVIWNAEVTEVVGSEVVTSLKLQDNNGNSLDDITVDGMFLAIGHIPNTQILEGQIELDEQGFIIVKDGRTKTSNEGVFVAGDIKDHVYQQAVTAAGMGCMAAMDVEKWLESKK; translated from the coding sequence ATGTCAGATCAAAAAGTTCATGAATTAATAATTATCGGCTCAGGCCCAGCTGGACTAACAGCAGCAATTTATGCCGCACGTGCTGACCTTAAGCCGCTGCTTATTGCAGGCATCAAATTTGGTGGCCAGTTGATGGATACAACATTGGTGGAAAACTATCCTGGCTTTATTGATGGTGTAATGGGACCAGAGTTAATGAACAGCATGATGAAGCAGGCCGAGCGATTTGGCACAGAGGTTGTCTATAAGAACGCGGATAAGGTCGATTTCACAGGTGATGTTAAAAAAGTATATGTTGAAGACACCGAGTATCAGGCCAAGAGTGTCATACTCGCTATGGGCTCCTCGCCACGAAGGCTAAATATACCGGGAGAGCAGGAGTTCTATGGTCGTGGTGTATCTACCTGCGCAACCTGCGATGCAGCCTTTTATCGTGATAAAATCGTCGCAGTAGTTGGTGGCGGTGACAGCGCAATGGAAGAAAGCACATTCCTCACAAAATTTGCCAGTAAAGTTTATGTAATCCATCGCCGTGACGAGTTCAGAGCCTCAAAAGCGATGCAAAATAGGCTTTTTGAAAACAAGAAGATAGAGGTGATCTGGAATGCAGAAGTCACTGAAGTAGTAGGGAGTGAAGTAGTTACTTCTTTAAAATTGCAAGACAACAACGGAAATTCACTCGACGATATCACAGTTGATGGCATGTTCTTGGCTATAGGCCATATCCCAAATACTCAGATATTGGAGGGCCAAATTGAATTAGATGAGCAGGGATTTATAATTGTAAAAGATGGCCGCACCAAGACTTCAAACGAGGGTGTGTTTGTTGCCGGTGATATTAAGGATCATGTTTATCAGCAGGCTGTAACAGCTGCGGGTATGGGCTGCATGGCTGCGATGGATGTAGAGAAGTGGCTTGAGAGCAAGAAATAG
- a CDS encoding metallophosphoesterase family protein: MKYLVISDTHLTHRFYPDKYEKLRIIIQAADRVIINGDFWDGYFTTFDKFLKSEWKTLFPLLKEKKAVYITGNHDDTQLYQFKDNCGLFADLVAENFKFKSGDKQFYVEHGHRILPEMSRRFMPLRKSRLFLMIWNLPFNIGEYISLKLFRTPAPVSDINQKLFEHFGKDRKGNHYTIVSHSHKQEFNEKAGVINTGYFRWGLAQYLTVEDEKVVLHSENY; the protein is encoded by the coding sequence ATGAAATATCTGGTCATATCAGACACACATCTAACGCACAGGTTCTATCCCGATAAATATGAGAAACTCCGAATTATTATTCAAGCCGCAGACAGGGTGATTATCAATGGCGACTTCTGGGATGGCTATTTTACGACCTTCGACAAGTTCTTAAAGTCAGAATGGAAAACACTTTTTCCACTTCTCAAAGAGAAGAAGGCAGTATATATCACTGGAAACCATGATGACACCCAGCTTTATCAGTTCAAGGATAATTGTGGATTATTTGCTGATCTTGTAGCCGAAAATTTTAAATTCAAGTCAGGAGACAAGCAGTTTTATGTCGAGCATGGGCATAGGATATTGCCAGAGATGAGTCGTAGATTTATGCCGCTTAGGAAGTCTCGCTTATTTTTAATGATATGGAACCTACCATTTAATATTGGTGAGTATATAAGCCTCAAGCTTTTCCGTACGCCAGCACCAGTTAGCGATATAAATCAGAAGCTATTTGAGCACTTTGGGAAAGACCGAAAAGGGAATCACTACACAATAGTGAGCCATTCACATAAGCAGGAATTTAATGAAAAGGCTGGCGTAATCAACACCGGATACTTTAGGTGGGGATTGGCACAATACTTAACTGTTGAAGATGAAAAAGTAGTTTTGCACTCGGAAAATTACTAA
- a CDS encoding glycosyltransferase produces the protein MKIVYAASRPENIGGGETKVAFDMARRMAKDHEVLILHPSQHDDTLIEKEGNLTKYGVRSVSNGNIYTPKLDIGEIRKLKRYITRFDPDIAHSHTIIWLGQILQDWAIKHGTPFFYTTHILPSKAAEWTENDSTKSVAKKFTDSGLFKDYIKSFYNSCSIIITLNDESHDDLKRFGYKGESYIIPNGLSLELFRDLEQPDPEEDEVRLLYTGSISKRKRTHFLVESMAHLPSNYHLYIAGGVDVDIAYGNSVKNYIKKHKLDNVHLLGKLPYEEIPKQLEKAHYFVFASKAEVQSLSIIEALAAGKPVVAIENQTSRELINDSNGKLLPAETTPEHFAEAVVEMHSNLEEYSQRCKNAKELANMFDYDTVINQTVDAYSRHLEDAPNSNSSATSKVFAAAFIAGTLGLYLGVKAYKKAKRSRN, from the coding sequence ATGAAGATTGTTTACGCGGCTTCAAGACCTGAGAATATAGGAGGCGGGGAGACTAAAGTAGCATTTGATATGGCCAGAAGGATGGCCAAAGATCATGAAGTGCTTATCCTGCACCCATCGCAACATGACGACACATTGATTGAGAAGGAAGGAAATCTTACCAAGTATGGCGTCAGAAGCGTAAGCAACGGCAATATCTACACGCCGAAGCTTGATATCGGAGAGATTAGAAAGCTTAAAAGATATATAACAAGGTTTGATCCTGATATCGCACATTCTCACACAATTATCTGGTTGGGGCAGATTTTACAGGACTGGGCGATTAAGCATGGCACTCCATTTTTCTATACTACACATATACTTCCATCGAAGGCGGCTGAGTGGACAGAGAACGATTCGACCAAGTCAGTAGCTAAGAAATTTACAGACTCAGGGCTTTTTAAGGATTACATTAAGTCTTTCTATAACTCATGCTCCATAATAATTACTTTAAATGATGAAAGCCACGACGACTTGAAGAGATTTGGCTACAAGGGTGAGTCGTACATAATCCCAAATGGACTCTCTCTAGAACTGTTTAGAGATTTAGAGCAGCCAGACCCTGAGGAAGATGAGGTCAGGCTACTATACACAGGCAGCATCTCAAAGCGAAAGAGAACACACTTTCTCGTAGAAAGCATGGCGCACCTGCCGTCAAACTACCACCTCTACATAGCAGGAGGTGTTGATGTAGACATTGCGTACGGCAATTCTGTAAAAAATTACATAAAGAAGCATAAGCTTGATAATGTCCACCTGCTTGGTAAGTTGCCATATGAGGAGATCCCGAAGCAGCTCGAGAAAGCACACTACTTTGTCTTTGCATCAAAAGCGGAGGTTCAGTCATTATCGATTATCGAGGCTTTAGCAGCTGGTAAGCCTGTCGTAGCGATCGAAAATCAGACCTCAAGAGAGCTTATAAATGATAGCAACGGTAAGCTTCTTCCGGCAGAGACAACTCCCGAGCATTTTGCTGAAGCAGTTGTAGAAATGCACAGTAACCTAGAGGAATATAGCCAGAGGTGTAAAAATGCGAAAGAGCTAGCAAATATGTTTGATTATGATACTGTGATAAACCAAACCGTTGATGCTTACAGCAGGCATCTGGAGGACGCTCCAAATAGCAATTCATCTGCTACGAGCAAAGTCTTCGCAGCAGCCTTTATAGCAGGGACTCTCGGTCTCTATCTGGGTGTAAAAGCCTATAAGAAGGCGAAGCGCTCCAGAAATTAG
- a CDS encoding efflux RND transporter permease subunit produces the protein MKDNIITKVSLFFVNRSRFTILITLSLLAMGFYTYTNTLKKEGFPVINIPYIVVVTPYLSGDPAKTEADITIPIYDTVLELEEVEEINSSSSANVSTVVITLDQDNSDPYKVEELVAERVESLNLPNESQISIPEPGLVDGENDILISIYSDELGLEELQERGELLATEIERNDMVQHANVKEQFVETYDFGQNREVVVQNSFSRLITVEGNGSRAFEKRAFDTIVIGIMKKNQDIGTLDFSESVRRQRGEGTRKRGAQRY, from the coding sequence ATGAAAGACAATATTATTACAAAAGTAAGCCTCTTCTTTGTCAATAGAAGCAGGTTTACCATACTTATCACCCTCTCCCTCCTGGCAATGGGTTTCTACACCTACACCAATACTTTGAAAAAAGAGGGCTTTCCGGTAATTAACATACCGTACATTGTCGTTGTTACACCATATCTATCAGGCGACCCAGCCAAGACTGAAGCCGACATTACAATCCCAATCTACGATACAGTGCTTGAGCTAGAGGAGGTAGAAGAGATTAACAGTAGCTCTAGTGCAAATGTTTCAACTGTGGTCATCACGCTAGATCAAGATAATTCGGATCCATACAAAGTTGAAGAGCTTGTGGCAGAGCGCGTGGAGTCGCTAAATTTGCCCAACGAGTCACAGATATCAATCCCAGAGCCTGGGCTTGTTGATGGTGAAAATGACATCTTGATCTCAATATATTCAGATGAGCTTGGATTGGAAGAGCTTCAGGAAAGAGGTGAGTTACTTGCAACAGAAATCGAGAGAAACGACATGGTGCAACACGCAAATGTGAAAGAGCAGTTTGTAGAGACCTACGATTTCGGCCAGAACAGAGAGGTTGTCGTGCAAAACTCGTTCTCAAGACTCATTACTGTAGAAGGTAATGGTAGTCGGGCATTTGAAAAACGGGCGTTTGACACAATAGTTATCGGAATAATGAAGAAAAACCAAGACATCGGCACTCTTGATTTCTCCGAATCCGTGAGGAGGCAGCGTGGAGAAGGCACTCGAAAGCGAGGCGCTCAAAGATATTGA
- the rsgA gene encoding ribosome small subunit-dependent GTPase A gives MDYEDSYVSRRDKKRDRKIRNNSLGKNLNLTGVISNDKIDSMWESVRPSATEAIEGVVVESRNDFVTVMVGDKPVQAKYDHSLPAVLRQSLIVGDEVMLSDSSSEPNVAYRKRRRSFIARKKIDSTRKNTEAKEIQVWAANIDIAVIVVAAANPAFHPNMVDRYLLMAEFGGVKPIICYNKVDLVEVISPDLPYYSDKLGVEIVHTSAEKGLGIDELKGVLKGSRSIFVGPSGVGKSSLVNALRGSTDLKTQEVGNKTLRGRHTTTDTKMYKFDKDSWVIDSPGIRSLDVSFISREDARFYFEDLLVLAVGCAYSDCLHLDEPDCAVRAAVRAGELDERRYESYARLVE, from the coding sequence GTGGATTACGAAGACTCATATGTAAGTCGTCGCGATAAGAAGCGCGACAGAAAAATTCGCAATAACTCATTAGGCAAAAACCTCAACCTGACAGGTGTAATCAGCAACGACAAAATCGACTCGATGTGGGAGTCGGTGAGACCATCTGCAACCGAAGCAATAGAGGGAGTGGTGGTCGAGTCAAGAAATGATTTTGTTACCGTAATGGTTGGTGATAAACCTGTTCAGGCAAAATATGACCACTCTCTCCCCGCCGTATTGAGGCAATCGCTAATAGTTGGTGACGAGGTGATGCTATCAGATAGCTCGAGTGAGCCAAATGTGGCATACCGCAAGCGTCGCCGATCCTTTATCGCCCGCAAGAAGATAGACTCAACACGCAAGAATACTGAAGCAAAAGAGATTCAGGTATGGGCTGCAAATATAGATATCGCCGTGATAGTTGTGGCAGCAGCTAACCCAGCATTTCATCCAAATATGGTCGATAGATATCTTCTAATGGCTGAGTTTGGTGGGGTTAAGCCAATTATCTGCTACAACAAAGTCGATCTGGTCGAGGTAATCTCGCCCGACCTCCCCTACTACTCAGATAAGCTTGGCGTTGAGATCGTACACACCTCTGCAGAAAAAGGTTTAGGTATAGATGAATTAAAGGGTGTCTTAAAGGGCAGCAGATCGATATTTGTGGGGCCAAGCGGTGTGGGTAAAAGCTCTCTAGTTAATGCGCTTCGAGGCAGTACTGACCTGAAGACACAGGAGGTGGGTAATAAAACTTTGAGAGGAAGACATACAACCACCGACACGAAGATGTATAAGTTCGATAAGGATTCATGGGTGATCGATAGTCCAGGAATTCGTTCTTTGGATGTGTCGTTTATCAGTCGAGAGGATGCTAGGTTCTATTTCGAAGATCTGCTAGTGCTGGCAGTTGGTTGTGCATATTCCGATTGTCTTCACCTGGATGAGCCTGATTGTGCTGTCAGAGCGGCAGTGAGGGCTGGTGAGCTCGATGAGCGTCGGTACGAGAGTTATGCGAGGCTGGTTGAGTAG
- the eno gene encoding phosphopyruvate hydratase, which translates to MNISNLRAREILDSRGIPTIETEITLEDGTKAKGAVPSGASTGTTEVLEMRDDDKARYFGDGVLNAVSKVETEIKTAIVGMNYDTQADLDNFLILLDGTLNKSKLGGNSILSVSMAFARAMAISTKQPLYQYFAKAYFGDEYESKFKIEMPQSMVLLMEGGKHGNWATDFQEYMVVPKKERFPKYSDVVRAGAEIFKATHDALLKRGYSATVGFEGAFAPHEIRSNTEAFEIMLEGVELAGYKVGEEIVLALDMAASEFYDRETGKYNLKREGLILSSEEWLEKQADWFRQYPIWSIEDTLFEEDWDTWVRLVDQFGSTMQIVGDDLLTTNVERIRKAITADAANAVLVKINQIGTITETIEAIKMAKSVGWGAVMSHRGGETNDDLIADLAIGTMSGQTKFGGPDRGERLAKYNRLTEIELGW; encoded by the coding sequence ATGAATATATCCAACCTGCGAGCCCGCGAAATCCTAGACTCCCGAGGCATCCCGACCATCGAGACCGAGATTACATTAGAAGACGGTACCAAGGCAAAAGGTGCAGTACCTTCTGGAGCCTCAACGGGCACTACAGAGGTGCTTGAGATGCGCGACGATGACAAGGCTCGCTACTTCGGCGATGGGGTATTAAATGCCGTCTCCAAGGTCGAGACAGAGATTAAAACCGCAATCGTTGGCATGAACTACGACACACAAGCAGATCTAGATAACTTCCTTATCCTGCTTGATGGCACTTTGAACAAAAGCAAGCTCGGTGGCAACAGCATTCTCTCAGTATCTATGGCTTTCGCACGCGCGATGGCTATATCTACCAAACAGCCGCTCTATCAGTACTTTGCAAAAGCGTATTTCGGCGACGAGTATGAGAGCAAATTTAAGATAGAGATGCCGCAGTCGATGGTGCTGCTCATGGAGGGCGGAAAGCACGGGAACTGGGCAACTGATTTCCAGGAGTATATGGTTGTCCCAAAGAAAGAGAGATTCCCAAAGTATTCAGATGTAGTGCGCGCCGGAGCAGAGATTTTCAAAGCTACCCACGATGCCCTACTTAAGCGAGGCTATTCGGCCACGGTGGGCTTTGAAGGAGCTTTCGCACCACACGAGATTCGCTCGAATACTGAGGCTTTCGAGATTATGCTCGAGGGAGTCGAATTGGCAGGATATAAGGTCGGGGAAGAGATAGTGCTTGCGTTGGACATGGCGGCATCAGAGTTTTATGACCGCGAGACTGGTAAATATAACTTGAAGCGTGAGGGGTTGATCCTGTCATCTGAAGAGTGGCTTGAAAAGCAGGCCGACTGGTTCAGGCAGTATCCGATCTGGAGTATTGAAGACACACTCTTTGAAGAGGACTGGGATACATGGGTCAGGCTGGTGGATCAGTTTGGTAGCACCATGCAGATTGTTGGTGACGATCTCCTTACAACCAATGTTGAACGTATCCGCAAAGCGATTACAGCCGATGCTGCAAACGCAGTACTTGTGAAGATAAATCAGATCGGCACGATTACAGAGACGATTGAAGCGATTAAGATGGCCAAATCAGTAGGGTGGGGAGCAGTGATGTCTCACCGTGGTGGCGAGACAAACGACGACCTGATTGCTGACCTTGCAATCGGCACAATGTCAGGCCAGACAAAGTTTGGCGGTCCGGATCGTGGCGAAAGACTAGCCAAATATAACAGGCTCACTGAGATCGAGCTCGGCTGGTAG
- a CDS encoding SPFH domain-containing protein, whose protein sequence is MDRSKRIAGILFAVVVVGVAALAILNSATFSVQYGQVSILTRFGKIVGEPKEPGLHFKIPVVDEVVTYRTQKIVYETLSFTPYTGASNSDYQDFAVDTNTKDGQQVSIRYTVRFSIDPDKIKDVANTLGTEEEVVEKIVKTDSRIWARQIARNYSAADLYTGNVDEVSQEIFDKLAPIFEDNGLISRRVWYQITPIH, encoded by the coding sequence ATGGACAGAAGCAAAAGGATTGCAGGGATACTATTTGCAGTTGTGGTCGTTGGAGTTGCAGCATTAGCCATATTAAACTCGGCAACATTTAGCGTACAGTATGGGCAGGTTTCAATATTGACACGCTTTGGTAAGATTGTTGGAGAGCCTAAAGAGCCGGGACTGCACTTTAAAATTCCAGTAGTCGACGAGGTTGTAACCTATAGAACACAGAAGATTGTGTACGAGACATTGTCATTTACACCGTATACCGGAGCTTCAAACTCTGACTACCAAGACTTCGCTGTTGATACAAACACTAAAGATGGACAGCAGGTTTCGATACGATACACGGTGAGATTCTCAATCGATCCTGACAAGATTAAGGATGTAGCCAACACCTTGGGTACAGAAGAAGAGGTTGTCGAGAAGATTGTGAAAACTGATTCGCGCATCTGGGCACGTCAGATAGCACGCAACTACTCAGCAGCCGACCTATACACCGGTAATGTTGACGAGGTCTCTCAAGAGATTTTTGATAAACTTGCGCCTATTTTTGAAGATAACGGTCTAATCTCTAGACGAGTTTGGTATCAGATCACTCCAATTCACTGA
- a CDS encoding HAMP domain-containing sensor histidine kinase produces MFKRLKYNLIIVFTVVVLFIQFITGFVLIMFEVYLADLTFDQYIHKLGFLLSEVSVTTIVILMVGYVFVQENFKPAEDMVARLNQFTQDASHELRTPLSNANIALDLALRSKKYEEYIREAKMSVRDANNIVDKLLALAKLDKMSLDRNKFMASESVMQVMDMFNEQIADKGIKADVKLDEKKELVGDSGLFKILVANLVDNAIKYNLQNGELKVKLTSKKLSVANTGKEINAVEMGKIFDRFYQTDESRSDKGYGIGLAVVKKIADLHKWEIQVESKDGLTTFILEF; encoded by the coding sequence ATGTTTAAGCGTTTAAAGTATAACCTCATTATTGTTTTTACAGTCGTTGTGCTGTTTATACAGTTCATTACCGGCTTTGTGCTGATAATGTTCGAGGTGTATCTTGCCGATCTCACTTTTGACCAGTATATCCATAAGCTTGGATTCCTACTTTCTGAGGTATCGGTAACAACAATCGTCATATTGATGGTGGGCTATGTTTTCGTACAGGAAAATTTCAAGCCGGCCGAGGATATGGTGGCCAGGCTTAATCAATTTACCCAAGATGCCTCGCACGAGCTAAGGACACCACTGAGCAACGCGAACATAGCACTGGACCTCGCTCTCAGATCCAAGAAGTATGAAGAGTATATTCGTGAGGCTAAGATGAGTGTTCGTGATGCAAACAATATTGTCGATAAGCTGCTGGCCTTGGCGAAGCTAGATAAGATGTCGCTGGACCGGAACAAATTTATGGCTTCTGAGAGTGTGATGCAGGTGATGGATATGTTCAACGAGCAGATTGCTGACAAGGGAATAAAAGCAGATGTGAAGCTGGATGAGAAGAAGGAGTTGGTCGGAGATTCTGGATTATTCAAGATTCTTGTCGCAAATCTGGTCGACAATGCAATTAAATACAATCTCCAAAATGGTGAGCTCAAAGTTAAGCTGACGAGTAAGAAGCTTTCAGTCGCTAATACTGGTAAAGAGATAAATGCTGTAGAGATGGGCAAGATATTCGATCGCTTTTATCAGACCGACGAGTCTCGATCAGATAAGGGATACGGGATTGGTTTGGCTGTTGTAAAGAAGATTGCTGACCTGCACAAATGGGAAATTCAGGTTGAAAGCAAAGATGGATTAACCACTTTCATTCTGGAGTTTTAA
- a CDS encoding response regulator transcription factor — protein sequence MKVLLVEDNVMLSKNIRTYLELDNLTVDTAFDGEEGEKKILEEEYECIILDLNLPKKDGVDVCKSVRERGVKKPIIMLTARTDKDAVLKGLDTGADDYIKKPFDMDELIARINSVVRRSKDSPSPVIKFKDITIDSNKKQVKKGDDVVDLAPKEFALLEFLAVNMDKAMDRSEIIESVWGEFEELMFSQTVDVHVAYIRKKLGKEVIKTVPGGYMVESDAS from the coding sequence ATGAAAGTACTTCTTGTTGAAGATAACGTGATGCTGTCCAAAAATATCCGAACCTACCTCGAGCTCGACAATCTGACTGTGGATACCGCATTTGACGGGGAAGAAGGCGAGAAGAAAATTTTAGAGGAAGAATATGAGTGCATAATTTTGGACCTAAACCTCCCCAAGAAAGATGGTGTAGATGTGTGTAAGAGCGTCAGAGAGAGAGGCGTAAAGAAGCCGATCATTATGCTCACCGCGAGGACCGATAAAGATGCTGTACTTAAGGGATTGGATACAGGTGCAGACGACTACATCAAGAAGCCGTTCGATATGGATGAGCTGATCGCCAGGATAAATTCAGTCGTAAGACGAAGCAAAGATTCACCAAGCCCGGTCATCAAATTCAAAGATATTACGATCGATTCCAACAAGAAACAGGTGAAGAAGGGTGATGATGTAGTGGATCTGGCTCCGAAAGAGTTTGCACTGCTAGAGTTCCTCGCAGTAAATATGGATAAAGCGATGGATCGAAGCGAGATTATTGAAAGTGTGTGGGGAGAATTTGAAGAGCTAATGTTCTCACAAACAGTGGATGTGCACGTGGCATACATCCGAAAGAAGCTTGGCAAAGAGGTAATAAAAACTGTTCCAGGCGGGTATATGGTAGAGTCGGACGCTAGCTAA
- a CDS encoding efflux RND transporter permease subunit, with the protein MEKALESEALKDIDVSYTSDPAEQLETQISSLEENAVAAIVTIFIILLLFIDLRSALILALFIPMTLGAVFLTFTLFGLSLNTISLFSLVLVLGLFVDDGTVVVEAIDYYKRKGHKGVEAVRKAIGDIGVADISGTLTTVLVFVPLVFIEGVLGEFIKILPITVIISLLLSLLIALTILPFISKHFLKDRNGNADNRSIFERVFEYVPSKILRFGEILESYVKFALRNRLYKLFAIVMSIVLIGVGIYFSSLIGFSYFAPAKDSEEITVSISFDQPTAIESARKLSIQVENILLQKSREEIEEVTYLVGNSRSAQLMVHLNGITEREITSTQIAKELNVATEDFDGAIINTAVVSAGPPETQFPFAMQIYSEDQTMLENATDDIARYIPTVKLDNDVEVADVKSESLLEVSRKNGDRYATIRVKFSDGSDSATIIELQNAIEAEFDQNLLNSRYPGVTVGFDSGQESDNAESFASVALAGIIALIVMYGLLVLQFNSFSQPLLILLAIPFCFPGLFLGLYLTGNPMSFFVVIGLTGLIGIVVNNTIMLIEYANARRREGKDITEAISEAVRLRTRPILTTTLTTVCGLVPLALTEPFWEPLAFTIIFGLLSSMALILFAFPVFYAAVQGWRDLLYNYSPKRLRKG; encoded by the coding sequence GTGGAGAAGGCACTCGAAAGCGAGGCGCTCAAAGATATTGATGTCTCATACACATCTGATCCTGCAGAGCAGCTCGAGACACAGATCTCATCCTTAGAGGAAAATGCTGTGGCCGCAATAGTGACAATCTTTATTATTCTACTGCTATTCATAGATCTACGATCGGCACTCATACTCGCACTTTTCATACCGATGACGCTTGGGGCGGTATTCCTTACATTCACACTTTTTGGTCTTTCCCTCAATACAATTTCACTATTCTCGCTTGTGCTTGTGCTTGGCCTATTTGTAGATGATGGGACTGTAGTAGTTGAAGCTATCGATTACTATAAGAGGAAAGGCCATAAAGGAGTAGAGGCCGTAAGAAAGGCAATCGGGGACATTGGAGTCGCGGATATCTCAGGGACATTAACTACAGTGCTTGTATTTGTGCCGCTTGTATTTATCGAAGGGGTACTTGGAGAGTTTATCAAGATCTTACCAATTACAGTTATCATTTCACTGCTACTTTCGCTGCTAATTGCTTTAACTATCCTGCCATTCATATCGAAGCATTTCTTGAAGGATCGCAACGGTAATGCGGATAACAGATCAATCTTCGAGAGGGTATTTGAATATGTTCCTAGCAAGATTCTCCGCTTTGGGGAGATACTCGAGTCGTATGTCAAATTTGCGCTAAGAAATAGGCTCTACAAACTATTTGCCATTGTGATGTCTATTGTTTTAATTGGAGTGGGCATATACTTCTCCAGCTTAATCGGGTTCTCATACTTTGCACCTGCTAAGGATTCTGAAGAGATTACTGTCTCTATATCATTTGACCAACCAACAGCTATTGAGAGCGCTAGAAAACTTAGCATTCAGGTTGAAAATATTCTACTGCAGAAGAGCCGGGAGGAGATTGAGGAGGTAACATATCTCGTTGGAAACAGCAGGAGTGCCCAATTAATGGTTCACCTGAACGGCATTACTGAGAGAGAAATAACCTCTACACAGATTGCAAAGGAATTAAATGTCGCTACCGAGGATTTTGATGGTGCTATTATTAACACAGCGGTCGTATCAGCAGGTCCACCTGAAACACAGTTCCCTTTTGCTATGCAGATTTATTCTGAAGATCAGACGATGCTTGAGAATGCCACGGATGACATCGCACGATATATACCAACCGTTAAGCTGGATAACGATGTTGAAGTTGCAGATGTAAAGAGTGAATCCCTGCTAGAAGTGAGCCGTAAAAATGGCGACAGGTACGCAACCATCAGGGTTAAGTTCAGTGATGGTAGTGACAGCGCGACAATTATTGAGTTGCAAAATGCAATCGAAGCGGAATTTGATCAAAATCTTCTGAACAGTAGGTACCCAGGGGTCACCGTTGGATTTGATTCTGGACAGGAGAGTGATAATGCCGAGTCGTTCGCATCCGTGGCATTGGCAGGAATAATTGCGCTAATAGTAATGTATGGCTTGCTAGTGCTTCAGTTCAATTCCTTTTCACAGCCGCTGCTGATCCTTTTGGCAATACCTTTCTGCTTCCCTGGACTATTCTTGGGGTTGTACTTAACTGGTAACCCGATGAGCTTCTTTGTAGTGATCGGTCTCACAGGATTGATCGGTATTGTAGTGAATAACACAATCATGTTGATTGAATACGCAAATGCGCGCAGGCGAGAGGGCAAAGACATAACCGAAGCAATCTCTGAGGCTGTACGGCTTCGAACTCGACCTATACTGACCACAACTTTAACGACGGTGTGTGGCTTAGTACCGCTAGCACTTACGGAGCCATTCTGGGAGCCACTTGCATTTACAATCATATTTGGGCTGCTTTCTAGCATGGCACTAATACTCTTCGCCTTCCCTGTATTTTATGCCGCAGTACAGGGCTGGAGGGATTTGCTGTACAACTACTCGCCTAAGAGGTTAAGAAAAGGTTAA